In the Sarcophilus harrisii chromosome 1, mSarHar1.11, whole genome shotgun sequence genome, one interval contains:
- the LOC100924019 gene encoding coiled-coil domain-containing protein 188 isoform X5: MDDSWTNPHGEFRERLHGYPPPPPPPPPPLQSHTVMAQPRLLRCSLVNLSPCEERNAILELEEANQRLKDMNQELRGRLEDIMEPREIRQDFIPVCPNHQRQLQILAWDKECPQMMDEPRTVQVLKQKICPREDPFTEKSQKELQKMRLSFERKKTSITEQPGLLFLLAQVWDGMSEVHMSLTDQAEGLLNLKKDIRTVLDEVEDIRMEILRDKAQSQSLTRRGLVIPEKKSPQPPPPCVQEDDNCWTSARRWLGSWFPVFKRLLNEKKICLLLLGSTGQKQEHQLEVKREEENTSPLSRLPSFSLQLMGTRC; the protein is encoded by the exons ATGGATGATTCCTGGACTAACCCACACGGGGAATT CAGAGAGAGATTACACGGGTACCCACCACCTccacccccaccaccaccacctttgCAGTCCCACACGGTAATGGCCCAGCCCCGGCTTCTTCGTTGCTCACTGGTGAACCTGAGCCCCTGTGAGGAGAGGAACGCCATCCTGGAGCTAGAGGAGGCCAACCAAAGACTG AAAGATATGAACCAGGAGCTGAGGGGACGACTTGAAGACATCATGGAGCCGAGGGAGATAAGGCAGGACTTTATTCCCGTGTGTCCCAACCATCAGCGCCAGTTACAGATCCTGGCCTGG GACAAGGAGTGTCCCCAGATGATGGATGAGCCAAGGACAGTACAGGTGCTAAAACAAAAAATCTGCCCTCGTGAGGATCCCTTCACAGAAAAGTCCCAG AAAGAGCTGCAAAAGATGAGGCTGTCATTTGAGAGAAAGAAGACGTCCATCACAGAG CAGCCAGGTCTGCTGTTCCTCCTTGCACAGGTGTGGGATGGCATGAGTGAAGTTCACATGTCCTTAACTGACCAGGCTGAAGGTCTTCTG AATCTCAAAAAGGATATCCGAACTGTGTTAGATGAGGTAGAAGACATTCGAATGGAAATTCTTCG GGACAAGGCCCAAAGTCAAAGTCTGACCAGGAGAGGCTTGGTTATACCAGAAAAAAAG TCACCTCAGCCGCCACCACCCTGTGTACAAGAAGATGACAACTGCTGGACCAG CGCAAGGAGATGGCTTGGTAGCTGGTTTCCTGTATTTAAGAgactgttaaatgaaaaaaagatttgccttttgcTGCTGGGCTCCACAGGGCAGAAACAAGAACACCAACTGGAAGTTAAAAG ggaagaagagaaCACAAGTCCACTCTCCAGGCTGCCTTCTTTTTCTCTGCAATTGATGGGAACCAGATGCTGA
- the LOC100924019 gene encoding coiled-coil domain-containing protein 188 isoform X4: MDDSWTNPHGEFRERLHGYPPPPPPPPPPLQSHTVMAQPRLLRCSLVNLSPCEERNAILELEEANQRLKDMNQELRGRLEDIMEPREIRQDFIPVCPNHQRQLQILAWDKECPQMMDEPRTVQVLKQKICPREDPFTEKSQKELQKMRLSFERKKTSITEQPGLLFLLAQVWDGMSEVHMSLTDQAEGLLNLKKDIRTVLDEVEDIRMEILRDKAQSQSLTRRGLVIPEKKSPQPPPPCVQEDDNCWTRKSWTFFSKAGLCLLVCSVLFYMYIVNPTPYECLLPPIIGQRTLWRIRTWFNPFLRVEVDDFLPF, encoded by the exons ATGGATGATTCCTGGACTAACCCACACGGGGAATT CAGAGAGAGATTACACGGGTACCCACCACCTccacccccaccaccaccacctttgCAGTCCCACACGGTAATGGCCCAGCCCCGGCTTCTTCGTTGCTCACTGGTGAACCTGAGCCCCTGTGAGGAGAGGAACGCCATCCTGGAGCTAGAGGAGGCCAACCAAAGACTG AAAGATATGAACCAGGAGCTGAGGGGACGACTTGAAGACATCATGGAGCCGAGGGAGATAAGGCAGGACTTTATTCCCGTGTGTCCCAACCATCAGCGCCAGTTACAGATCCTGGCCTGG GACAAGGAGTGTCCCCAGATGATGGATGAGCCAAGGACAGTACAGGTGCTAAAACAAAAAATCTGCCCTCGTGAGGATCCCTTCACAGAAAAGTCCCAG AAAGAGCTGCAAAAGATGAGGCTGTCATTTGAGAGAAAGAAGACGTCCATCACAGAG CAGCCAGGTCTGCTGTTCCTCCTTGCACAGGTGTGGGATGGCATGAGTGAAGTTCACATGTCCTTAACTGACCAGGCTGAAGGTCTTCTG AATCTCAAAAAGGATATCCGAACTGTGTTAGATGAGGTAGAAGACATTCGAATGGAAATTCTTCG GGACAAGGCCCAAAGTCAAAGTCTGACCAGGAGAGGCTTGGTTATACCAGAAAAAAAG TCACCTCAGCCGCCACCACCCTGTGTACAAGAAGATGACAACTGCTGGACCAG GAAATCCTGGACCTTCTTCAGCAAGGCCGGTTTGTGCCTGTTGGTCTGCAGCGtcttgttttatatgtatatagtgaACCCCACCCCCTATGAGTGCCTTCTTCCCCCAATCATTGGCCAGAGGACTCTCTGGCGAATCCGGACCTGGTTCAACCCCTTCCTCAGGGTGGAAGTGGACGACTTCCTGCCATTTTAG
- the LOC100924019 gene encoding coiled-coil domain-containing protein 188 isoform X3 — MDDSWTNPHGEFRERLHGYPPPPPPPPPPLQSHTVMAQPRLLRCSLVNLSPCEERNAILELEEANQRLKDMNQELRGRLEDIMEPREIRQDFIPVCPNHQRQLQILAWDKECPQMMDEPRTVQVLKQKICPREDPFTEKSQKELQKMRLSFERKKTSITEVWDGMSEVHMSLTDQAEGLLNLKKDIRTVLDEVEDIRMEILRDKAQSQSLTRRGLVIPEKKSPQPPPPCVQEDDNCWTSARRWLGSWFPVFKRLLNEKKICLLLLGSTGQKQEHQLEVKRKSWTFFSKAGLCLLVCSVLFYMYIVNPTPYECLLPPIIGQRTLWRIRTWFNPFLRVEVDDFLPF; from the exons ATGGATGATTCCTGGACTAACCCACACGGGGAATT CAGAGAGAGATTACACGGGTACCCACCACCTccacccccaccaccaccacctttgCAGTCCCACACGGTAATGGCCCAGCCCCGGCTTCTTCGTTGCTCACTGGTGAACCTGAGCCCCTGTGAGGAGAGGAACGCCATCCTGGAGCTAGAGGAGGCCAACCAAAGACTG AAAGATATGAACCAGGAGCTGAGGGGACGACTTGAAGACATCATGGAGCCGAGGGAGATAAGGCAGGACTTTATTCCCGTGTGTCCCAACCATCAGCGCCAGTTACAGATCCTGGCCTGG GACAAGGAGTGTCCCCAGATGATGGATGAGCCAAGGACAGTACAGGTGCTAAAACAAAAAATCTGCCCTCGTGAGGATCCCTTCACAGAAAAGTCCCAG AAAGAGCTGCAAAAGATGAGGCTGTCATTTGAGAGAAAGAAGACGTCCATCACAGAG GTGTGGGATGGCATGAGTGAAGTTCACATGTCCTTAACTGACCAGGCTGAAGGTCTTCTG AATCTCAAAAAGGATATCCGAACTGTGTTAGATGAGGTAGAAGACATTCGAATGGAAATTCTTCG GGACAAGGCCCAAAGTCAAAGTCTGACCAGGAGAGGCTTGGTTATACCAGAAAAAAAG TCACCTCAGCCGCCACCACCCTGTGTACAAGAAGATGACAACTGCTGGACCAG CGCAAGGAGATGGCTTGGTAGCTGGTTTCCTGTATTTAAGAgactgttaaatgaaaaaaagatttgccttttgcTGCTGGGCTCCACAGGGCAGAAACAAGAACACCAACTGGAAGTTAAAAG GAAATCCTGGACCTTCTTCAGCAAGGCCGGTTTGTGCCTGTTGGTCTGCAGCGtcttgttttatatgtatatagtgaACCCCACCCCCTATGAGTGCCTTCTTCCCCCAATCATTGGCCAGAGGACTCTCTGGCGAATCCGGACCTGGTTCAACCCCTTCCTCAGGGTGGAAGTGGACGACTTCCTGCCATTTTAG
- the LOC100924019 gene encoding coiled-coil domain-containing protein 188 isoform X2: MDDSWTNPHGEFRERLHGYPPPPPPPPPPLQSHTVMAQPRLLRCSLVNLSPCEERNAILELEEANQRLKDMNQELRGRLEDIMEPREIRQDFIPVCPNHQRQLQILAWDKECPQMMDEPRTVQVLKQKICPREDPFTEKSQKELQKMRLSFERKKTSITEPGLLFLLAQVWDGMSEVHMSLTDQAEGLLNLKKDIRTVLDEVEDIRMEILRDKAQSQSLTRRGLVIPEKKSPQPPPPCVQEDDNCWTSARRWLGSWFPVFKRLLNEKKICLLLLGSTGQKQEHQLEVKRKSWTFFSKAGLCLLVCSVLFYMYIVNPTPYECLLPPIIGQRTLWRIRTWFNPFLRVEVDDFLPF, encoded by the exons ATGGATGATTCCTGGACTAACCCACACGGGGAATT CAGAGAGAGATTACACGGGTACCCACCACCTccacccccaccaccaccacctttgCAGTCCCACACGGTAATGGCCCAGCCCCGGCTTCTTCGTTGCTCACTGGTGAACCTGAGCCCCTGTGAGGAGAGGAACGCCATCCTGGAGCTAGAGGAGGCCAACCAAAGACTG AAAGATATGAACCAGGAGCTGAGGGGACGACTTGAAGACATCATGGAGCCGAGGGAGATAAGGCAGGACTTTATTCCCGTGTGTCCCAACCATCAGCGCCAGTTACAGATCCTGGCCTGG GACAAGGAGTGTCCCCAGATGATGGATGAGCCAAGGACAGTACAGGTGCTAAAACAAAAAATCTGCCCTCGTGAGGATCCCTTCACAGAAAAGTCCCAG AAAGAGCTGCAAAAGATGAGGCTGTCATTTGAGAGAAAGAAGACGTCCATCACAGAG CCAGGTCTGCTGTTCCTCCTTGCACAGGTGTGGGATGGCATGAGTGAAGTTCACATGTCCTTAACTGACCAGGCTGAAGGTCTTCTG AATCTCAAAAAGGATATCCGAACTGTGTTAGATGAGGTAGAAGACATTCGAATGGAAATTCTTCG GGACAAGGCCCAAAGTCAAAGTCTGACCAGGAGAGGCTTGGTTATACCAGAAAAAAAG TCACCTCAGCCGCCACCACCCTGTGTACAAGAAGATGACAACTGCTGGACCAG CGCAAGGAGATGGCTTGGTAGCTGGTTTCCTGTATTTAAGAgactgttaaatgaaaaaaagatttgccttttgcTGCTGGGCTCCACAGGGCAGAAACAAGAACACCAACTGGAAGTTAAAAG GAAATCCTGGACCTTCTTCAGCAAGGCCGGTTTGTGCCTGTTGGTCTGCAGCGtcttgttttatatgtatatagtgaACCCCACCCCCTATGAGTGCCTTCTTCCCCCAATCATTGGCCAGAGGACTCTCTGGCGAATCCGGACCTGGTTCAACCCCTTCCTCAGGGTGGAAGTGGACGACTTCCTGCCATTTTAG
- the LOC100924019 gene encoding coiled-coil domain-containing protein 188 isoform X1, whose protein sequence is MDDSWTNPHGEFRERLHGYPPPPPPPPPPLQSHTVMAQPRLLRCSLVNLSPCEERNAILELEEANQRLKDMNQELRGRLEDIMEPREIRQDFIPVCPNHQRQLQILAWDKECPQMMDEPRTVQVLKQKICPREDPFTEKSQKELQKMRLSFERKKTSITEQPGLLFLLAQVWDGMSEVHMSLTDQAEGLLNLKKDIRTVLDEVEDIRMEILRDKAQSQSLTRRGLVIPEKKSPQPPPPCVQEDDNCWTSARRWLGSWFPVFKRLLNEKKICLLLLGSTGQKQEHQLEVKRKSWTFFSKAGLCLLVCSVLFYMYIVNPTPYECLLPPIIGQRTLWRIRTWFNPFLRVEVDDFLPF, encoded by the exons ATGGATGATTCCTGGACTAACCCACACGGGGAATT CAGAGAGAGATTACACGGGTACCCACCACCTccacccccaccaccaccacctttgCAGTCCCACACGGTAATGGCCCAGCCCCGGCTTCTTCGTTGCTCACTGGTGAACCTGAGCCCCTGTGAGGAGAGGAACGCCATCCTGGAGCTAGAGGAGGCCAACCAAAGACTG AAAGATATGAACCAGGAGCTGAGGGGACGACTTGAAGACATCATGGAGCCGAGGGAGATAAGGCAGGACTTTATTCCCGTGTGTCCCAACCATCAGCGCCAGTTACAGATCCTGGCCTGG GACAAGGAGTGTCCCCAGATGATGGATGAGCCAAGGACAGTACAGGTGCTAAAACAAAAAATCTGCCCTCGTGAGGATCCCTTCACAGAAAAGTCCCAG AAAGAGCTGCAAAAGATGAGGCTGTCATTTGAGAGAAAGAAGACGTCCATCACAGAG CAGCCAGGTCTGCTGTTCCTCCTTGCACAGGTGTGGGATGGCATGAGTGAAGTTCACATGTCCTTAACTGACCAGGCTGAAGGTCTTCTG AATCTCAAAAAGGATATCCGAACTGTGTTAGATGAGGTAGAAGACATTCGAATGGAAATTCTTCG GGACAAGGCCCAAAGTCAAAGTCTGACCAGGAGAGGCTTGGTTATACCAGAAAAAAAG TCACCTCAGCCGCCACCACCCTGTGTACAAGAAGATGACAACTGCTGGACCAG CGCAAGGAGATGGCTTGGTAGCTGGTTTCCTGTATTTAAGAgactgttaaatgaaaaaaagatttgccttttgcTGCTGGGCTCCACAGGGCAGAAACAAGAACACCAACTGGAAGTTAAAAG GAAATCCTGGACCTTCTTCAGCAAGGCCGGTTTGTGCCTGTTGGTCTGCAGCGtcttgttttatatgtatatagtgaACCCCACCCCCTATGAGTGCCTTCTTCCCCCAATCATTGGCCAGAGGACTCTCTGGCGAATCCGGACCTGGTTCAACCCCTTCCTCAGGGTGGAAGTGGACGACTTCCTGCCATTTTAG